A DNA window from Ostrea edulis chromosome 5, xbOstEdul1.1, whole genome shotgun sequence contains the following coding sequences:
- the LOC125650826 gene encoding probable ribosome biogenesis protein RLP24 — MRLEKCYFCSSTVYPGHGIQFVRNDCKIFRFCRSKCHKAFKNKRNPRKAKWTKAFRKAAGKELAVDPSLEFEKRRNVPVKYDRELWQTSLKAMKRIEEIRVRRQNQFILNRLKKGKELRKEADVKEFETNIHLIRAPAARAKKLEKKMVQVIQEEDDEDMEEV, encoded by the exons ATGCGTTTAGAAAAGTGCTATTTCTGTTCTTCCACCGTCTACCCAGGTCACGGAATACAATTTGTTCGTAACGACTGTAAG ATTTTCAGATTCTGTCGTTCAAAATGTCACAAAGCatttaaaaacaagagaaacccaAGAAAAGCTAAATGGACAAAAGCATTCAGGAAGGCTGCTGGAAAAGAGCTTGCTGTGGACCCATCACTGGAATTCGAGAAACGCAGAAATGTACCTGTCAAATACGATAGAGAGTTGTGGCAGACATCAT TAAAAGCAATGAAGAGAATTGAAGAGATCCGAGTGAGGAGACAAAATCAGTTCATCCTGAACAG ACTAAAGAAGGGCAAAGAACTCAGGAAGGAAGCTGATGTGAAGGAGTTTGAAACAAACATACACTTAATCAGAGCACCAGCAG CCCGTGCCAAGAAACTAGAGAAGAAGATGGTACAAGTAATCCAGGAAGAGGACGATGAAGATATGGAGGAAGTATAG